A section of the Roseivirga sp. BDSF3-8 genome encodes:
- a CDS encoding pinensin family lanthipeptide, producing MKKEKLNLKELNVSSFTTSHEIKGGAISTLCPTSDHRCTASEEMTVCVNEHTICVVS from the coding sequence ATGAAAAAAGAAAAATTAAACCTGAAAGAGCTTAACGTGTCAAGCTTTACCACCTCTCATGAAATAAAAGGCGGAGCCATCTCCACCCTATGTCCAACCAGTGATCACAGATGTACCGCCTCTGAAGAGATGACCGTATGTGTAAATGAACACACCATCTGTGTGGTAAGCTAA